The Anomaloglossus baeobatrachus isolate aAnoBae1 chromosome 5, aAnoBae1.hap1, whole genome shotgun sequence genome includes the window GTGCTAAATGTGCTTGAGTAaaccatcaagatccactgctggcaactCCCTTTGCAATTACTGGCTAATGAagtcccagatgtgcttgatgacagacaagtctggagacactggaggccatggtagcatgtttaggccaAGTAGACTGCTCATGGTAGCACCAGCCACATATGGTTTGTGTTGAAAAATGGCTTCTGGGAGAGTTTGGAGAAATGGCTGTACAACATGTTTCACCACCAAATCAATATATCACCGAGCTGTTAGTGTACTTGCAATAAATTTTAGAGAAGACTGGTTACTATAAATCGTGCCACCCCACACAATAATCTCAGGAGTAGGATGAGTTTGACGTTTATTCATGAAGGCTTTTTCATGGAGTAGCCCACATGGTCTCATGAGATTCCAAGATTGGTTTATAGTGATCCATTTTGCAAGTGTCTCATATACCAAGCATAAGGCATCAAACAGTGTCTGAACAAGTCATCAGAAGGCTTTTGCGTGACATTGGGCTATGAACCTGATGTCCAGCTCCAAATGTTTTATTAATTTCATGCCATGATATCATGGTACAGAGCAAGAAGGCAATAAAGGGTGGAATGGAAGTCTCTCCTCTTCTGTGAGGAGTTCCAATTTTGTACTGGATACAATGTAGGTTGGTCTGAAGATTGGCCTTGAGAATCCGTAAACAATGTCATGTAGAGGTCTTCATGAGTGAAGTATCCTAGAAGCCATATTTCAACATTACAATGCCAGGCCACATTTTGCCAATGTTACTGAGAGCAGCCAAAGTGGTAGAAAATGTGCTACCATGGTCTGCGGTATCTGCAGACTTGCCTCCCATCGAGCACGTCATTGGTTAGCAATTGCAAAGCGATCTGCCAGCAGGGGAATTTGATAAATTACATGACTAACTGCATTCAGCGAGGCAAAATATTCTTTAAAAACCTCAATGATAGCAGCAGAGACTTGCAAGTGTGGGGATTTCTGCACGTGGCACTCATACTTGATACTGACTGTCAGTGGTAGTAGTTCTGCCACTGCTTGTGGCTCCCACAATCTTATAGTGAGATACCATGataaagggttttttttaattttacataaaACATCTATTACAATTGCCACTTTTTCTTCTACTAtacatttttacttttttaatcACAGTTCCTATCTTCCCATAAAAGGACAGGCCAGAAATATTAGATACATAGCATGCCCAAAAAGCAACAGCTCGGTTAACTAATGAAATATAACAGACCTATAACAAATTAATAGTTTGTGACagatatcattttttttaaatctgttttGTAGATTTTGTGTAATGAGGGTTTGACATTTTCTTGTAATCATAGCTTCATGTATTCATGTATCAGGGCGGGCCAGTGGGGCAGGACTATAGGTAGGATTTTTGGCTCTGCCCCAGCCTTTCCACTGCCTCTAGTGTTGATTCAAATTTCGTACCTCTGCTGTCCTATCCACGGGAGTTGCTTGCGCATAATGATCTAATGCCAGTCTTCAAGAAAATGACGTCGGCGGCAGCACCTGCGCATATTGACCTCCAAGCTGTCTACAGTAAAATGGCGCTGGTGGTGTCACATGTGCAGATTGAGGTCTTGGCTCGTCATTGAGCCAAAATCAAATTCTGCGCATACACCGGCAccagctccattttcctgaagactgCCAAGAGCTAAATGTGTCCAAGTGGCGCCAGCAGCTACAGTGGTGCAGGCGCAAAATTTAAACCAATAACAGGATGAAAACACCAGAAGCAGCGATGGGGCCATTACAGGAGTtgaagaccctacccacagtctGCCCCGATGCACAAAGCTATGATTACAAAAAATCTTCAAACACTCATTATACAAAATCAACTAAATAGATTTCTTGACCACAAGTATCATTGTAATCAGTATAACAGCACCATTATGGCCCTATCTGTACTTTagttagcaaaatcctgctgacaggttatCTTTAACGCAATTCCCTGTTGCCAAAAACGAAGGACCAAGAAATGCTACGTGCATACCCAAGAAAAAGCAGTGGCAACTAGCTGCAGTATTAGTATGGTGTGTATGTGCATAAAATTAGTCTAATGAGTCGACCTTCATCTCTCTTAAAGAAGCCTGGTTCACAACCACCCTATCTTTTTTATCCCACAAacccagttattcaacactttaaagagaagctgtcaccagatttggcgactttaagctgcggccaccaccactgagctcttatatacagcattccagactgCTATATATAAatgcccaggctgtgctgtatcaCGTAAAAAAACTTTTACAATGCTCACTTAGGTCCAATGAGTGTCACTGCTtctggaccggcgcctcctctccgGTCTCGTACCTCCTGTCTACTACGATAtccgtcctccttcttcccagcccagtgtggatgatgtagacgcagaTTAAAGTGAAAATTGCAGATCAAAGTGCAAATTACAGATCAAAgtgctgtaatgcgcaggcacaaggaaagtttaaagaccgcccacgcatgcgcactacaatactttgatctgttctGTGTagtgcagatcaaagtgtgcctgcgcaggatctcactgccagctagtgtgcatgacataggatgcatcatgcacaaggGCCTCAGAAGAAAGAGGACGGCAATTGCCGCAGAGAGGACGCACTGTtctggagagaggaggcgccagatcgAACAGCAGTGACACCCATCTAACCGGATCACCCCTTAGGTAAGTATTCTAAAAGTGGTTTTTTtcccgttctacacagtggcctgggctcttatatacagcactctggaatgctgtatataagagctcagggatggtggccgcagcttatctgtcgccaaatctggtgacaggttccctttaaactccttcctccgcccacctcttcaccctccaacctccctcatctctgcagaaggcataggctatgtacacacgctgtatctttgtggagaccacaaaggtgcacgtttttggtcccaaaaaacgctCCGTCGGCATGCAATTCttgctgcgttttactgcgttttttacagcgtttttgcccagtgcatttttaagtcaaatctaatgactggaagggctcaaaaatgcagaaagaattgacatgctgcatctttgtggtaaccacaaagacgcagccaaaaaaagctgtaacgtgtggacagcaaaaataaaatctcatagaTTTGCTGGAgaagaaatgcatgcagttttgggagcaACTGCaccccaaaaacgcacaaaaacgcgtcaaaaaaacgcagtgtgcgctcaAGGCCATAGCCAAACATTTCAACAAGATCTAAAAAATCAGGAATGTCTttactgctcaaccaccacaacccctacgTATACCACTGCCATCCCCCATTGACCTTGCCCTCACCACTGAAGGAGAGTTTACTCATCACCTCTCCAAATCACAGCTTACTACTTGTGTACTTGACTCCATCCCATCTCACCTGCATCCCAAGCTCACCACCACACTTCTTTattctggtaccttcccttctgctttcaaacatgTCACAattacacctatcctaaagaaaccatcCCTCGACTCGACCTCTACATACAGTTATTGACCCTTATCACTGCTCCCAATTGCCTCCAAACTCCTTGAAAACTATGTCCACATTGTACTTTCCTTCCACCTCTCATGTACCCTAACTTTTGACAACCTTCAATCTGGCTTCTGTCCCCATCATTCcattgaaactgccctaaccaaaattAACAACTTACCGCCAAAGTTAACAGAAGTTTCTCAGTACTTctccttctagacctatcctctgccttcgacacagtcaaCCACTTTTAGATACTGTGTAGTAGTCATCTTCTATATACTGTAATTGCACTTCGCTATAACAATTGAAATATATTCGGGATACTTTATTGACTCTACCACATTGCATTACTGATGAATATTTATATTGTGGCAAAGTTGAAGTACTTGTAATTGAATTTAACTGCATTCACATACCTGCATATACTTATTTTCTGCTTCTTAATATAATAAACTTAGCACTATGTACCAACTTGGAATTATTCTTACCTGATATGGCTACACCCTTCCTTAGGAAACCTTTGCTTTTTAGATATTATTGATTTTTAATGTAATcaataaatttacatttttataatCTTTGGGATTAATTGCACTAAtctctttctcttgggtttgtaccCCTGAGTTCTACTTTTTACATTGTTATTGAGTGATTTCCTTATCATTATATTTTGGTCAGTTTTAGGGACATGCATACGTTCCCCACTattctgtagaatgtaagcccgcaagggcagggcgttCTCCACTCTGTACCAATTTATCATGATGAATCAATGCTAGGtcatctctatctctttccctcaaCTTTTATCACTGTAATATTTTCTTTTCTTTACAGACTATTCTTCTTCACTGTAGAAGACTTCACTATCTGTAAAATGAGTTAATTGGCTAAGCTGTGATATCATCTCACTATCCAGGTTCACCATAAAATGGCTTCTGcgtttcctgctcttgcttttataCAGACTATTATAGTCTGTTTTGACTGACTGGGTGTGTGATGTAATAGATGCAAGGTATTAAGAGGAATCCTGCCCATCCACACCTAAGGGCATGTGAGCCTGCGAAGTATAAAATAGCCATGATAGGCGATTTGCACAAAGAGATTTGCAAATTGTTCAAGTTGACGGGGTTCAGTAAATTCCTAAAAATGTGGTTGGAACTGAATTCACATAAAAATGATGATCCGGAGTAACAAGTTTGAGTCTAGCTGTAACACATTTGTCACATTCAGGGCATGAATATGAATCTCCCATTTTGATGATCAACAAGATTTGTTTCCCTGGAAAAATATTTCCCACAATctcagcatgaaaatggcttctctcctataTGATTTCTCcgatgtgtaacaagacttgacttgtgtttaaaacattttccacattttgagcatgaaaatggcatctcccctgtgtgaatttttttatgatcaacaagatttgatttccgagaaaaacatttcccacattctgagcatgaatatggtTTTTCTCCTGTGTGAGTTTTTTCATGGTCAATAAGATTTACTTTCTGAGAAAAACGTttaccacattctaaacatgaaaatggcttcactcctgtgtgacttttctgatgCACAGAAAGATGTGATTTTcgaccaaaacatttcccacattctgtgcataagtatggcttctccccggtgtgaattctctgatgtgcaacaagatctgacttttttttaaaacatttcccacattctgaacatgaaaatggtttctcccctgtgtgagatttttgatggtcaacaagacttgatttccgagaaaaacatttcccacattctaaacatgaaaatggcttctccccactgTGACTTCTTTCATGTCTAATGTAATGAGATGGACAGTTAAAACTcgctccacattctgaacatgagtacCGCTTCTCTCCATTGAGACTTCTCTCATATGTAATCAGATGtgatttctctgtaaaacattttccacaaatagaacatgaaaatggtttctcctccATTTGAGTTTTTCGATACTCAAAAAGATATGGTTTCCAGGTTAaatatttctcacattctgaacatggaaattCCTTTGCGTCTGTGTGACTTTTCTCAGTTTTAACAGGATTTGATATATCTAtgtaacattttccacattttaaACATTCAAATACATTCTCCCCTTTTTGAGATCTTTCATGTTCAACATCCAGTCTGTTATTTTCTTTAACAGTCTGTAAGGAATCAGAAGATAGGACATGTTGAAAAGGATCAGATGATAAATCTTCTCTGTGAAGGGCTGATGGTATATCTAAGATAATAGCATACTCTTCATCTGTTTCTTGTTTGATATCATAATCATCTGCTTTAAAATCTGAAGATATCACATATTCCTTCGAACGTCTCATACACCGACCTGCCGAGAATCAAACCAATTATTTTATATACTTTGTTTACACAGTCACATAGGTTgaaaaatatttaaaggggttgtccactacaaagacaaccccttctgattccacaaggTTCCCCCAgggaaaataaaaaagcctatacttacCTCTAAGGCTGGCACGGCTCTAGCAGTgtcggggctcatgtgacattgtgacgtcatgtgagccccgcgtccaatcagcgccggcttctgtctaTCCACCTGCGGACataggagcaatcaacaggaattgAGTGGCAGCTGCAGCGCTCACTTTTTGTTGATTAATTTGTGCAAAGGtagggagacagaagctggcggTGATCGGACGTGGGGCTCCTGTTACGTCACAACATCATGTAAGCCCCAGTAACTCGATTACTGACACCGCTGGAAGTGCACCGGCTGTGGAAGTGAGTATAGACTTTCTTATTTTACCTGGGGTAAGCTAGTAGTTTACAACCCCTTCATTctgtctagttcaacctttctctacCAATAGATTCTGTGTCTTAGAATTTTGATATTTTAATACTTTATTAATATTTTTGTAAACAAATTGTAGGGCACATAACAAAATTTAAATTTAATAGAATGTAGAAAAATGTGGGACAAATAAAGCTTTCTAATAAAAACTGAGTAATGTCATGTAATGTTATCGTGTTATTAAGACATTCCCTATTAATAATGTTACCATAACTTTACATTTGTTTGAAACCACAACAAATACATTAGTATAAACTGCACAATAAGTCAAAGCTTACAAGACCAAAATCTGACATAATAAGGCCATGATATATGGCTGTAAACAGGCCAAAACATCTCTGACCATGACCTTTGTGACGTCATGTGTATCAAAACCTTGTAACGAGCACTCTATGCCAGGACTTTAATCTGCAACTAGGCACGGGACATCCCTGCTTATGTGCATCTAAAGGTCATACCGTCGTGACATTACGACATATGTCTTAAACTTATGGCATGTATGTCGTGGATGTTCCAAGTTGTGGCCTGAGCAGTGGTAAGAGGAGGTGCTGAGGATCATATGGAGGCCAGCAAATAGTGAGTATGGCCAGAGCGGTAAGTTATTTGTTGATTTTTTTCTAtatcttacatttattatgctctggggactATAAAGTTTGCAAAGCATAATAAAGGACATTCAATTTATGAAGAATAAATTCGCTTGGAAAGGAAACTCCCAGGAAAATGTGAGCAAATTCGCAAATTTTAATCTGGTCAAATCTGCTCATATTTAGTCTGAAGGTATTGAGAGATAAGAAATATTTTGGTTATAATAAGGCTGATTTCTATCCCCCTTGTAAGGTAAAGAGAAGTAATAGGTTCATTAGCAATATTAAAGCATCAACAGTTATTAGCTCAACATAAATCTTAGGAAAAGAGTTTTACTGATACGACACAGGATCTCCATTTGACACTGGCAAGcttgatgtaccgtatttttcggaccataagacgcacttttttccccccaaatgttgggggaaagttgggggtgcgtcttatggtctgactatagggctgcggctgggaatgagggtgctgcgggtcatcgggggcacgagcgtcattaccagcgcggggtgcagtgaatcagtacactcacccgtccccgtgtgtggagccgccccctgcagcacgcgatgtcttcctgtctgtgccggtcagctgatctgtgctgagctggtcagctgatcggcacagacaggaagacatcgcgatgcagcaggggaacggctccacacacacaggtcagtggtgcagagaggaagatgatcggtgctggagggagtgaggaaaaggtgagtataaacgtttatttttttctctgtgctataggatacaggccatataccaggatggtatatgagcacaatgggggcatatagcaggatgggagtatatgagcagacaggatgggggtatatgaacaggatggggggtatgtgaacaggatggggggtatgtgaacaggatggggggtatatgaacaggatggggggtatatgaacaggatgggggtatatgaacaggatgggagtatatgagcaggcaggatggggatatatgaacaggatgggggtatatgaacaggatgggagtatatgagcaggcaggatgggggtatatgaacaggatgggggtatatgaacaggatggatggggggtataccaataggatgggggtatatcaataggatcggggtatatgaacaggatggggtatatgaacaggatgggagtatatgagcaggatgggggaatatgagcaggatgctggtataggagcaggatgggggtttatagcaggatcatatacaaggcaggaggatcattaccaggatggggtaccttagtagagaatttggggacattacccccataacagtgtcagcagcagatcctcgccccataacagtgtgtcatgaccacattttttgcttaaagttttattttcctcctctaaaaccagggtgcgtcttatagtccggtgcgtcttatagtccgaaaaatacggtaagttcaaGGAATCTCCTGGCCTTCACCCTGCAGCCTAAACTGTGCAAGGAGTTTTGGTGGATTTGCTTCATGAAGTTCCTCAAGTTGTGGTCTCAAAGTATTCAAGAATACAGTGAGATACTGTGTGAAAGGAGTATTAACTGCTTTAAAGTATCTAGACTCCAAGATGTAATAACAATTGTGTAGGGTTCTGTTGGATAAATGTTCAGTTGAGCCACCAGGATATTGTGTTATTTGTAGTGATTGTCCGGAGTCTGCATGGTTTCCTGAAtgtcattactttttttttttttaaatcagataaatttttattgcattttaaaactttcataaacataacaacaaattgtgagggtagtcctcacacatacctTACTTAGATATCAATAAATACTTGAGATCTAAACTTGAAGGCATTATGctatatttaaatacatttttagtaTTGTATAGTTCTTGTTATATCCTTATCTCATAATTTATAAGACTGATATTTTCATccatatttatttagtattttgccAGTAAGTGGGAATCTAAAGCTGATAATCCTGAAAGATCCCAGGGCtcatgtcgcggacgggtgccgcctccgttgcggcaaaggggctgctcgagagcactcggatccgggatcgtgtctgaggctcgagtggtgaccggacccggggcttgtgcaaccgcccatcctcgcaacagtgaaagggggtatttacaggggagatagtttttttctgtgacgccacccgtgggttgtggtgatgggatggtggcaccaccgctgtctcttggggccagtgtccgggaccgatggtgttgggcagcaaggtggtatcccctccacggctagggtaggtgtagtcccggggcccaggtgtaggtagggagcagtgctgggacgtcgtcggcaggttggaccgggtgacaccggtgtactcacaattaggaataatgcacacagagtctgtactgtaaaccaaggccggatgccggttgctgttggagaggtgtgctggtcccgcacacgggttagcaaggtaggaacccttcctcctgcacttgtgtcttgcggtgtgttgattaaacccgcttggaacgggagaaatccgctcccctgcagctttgtacgcagagggGGCCATTGCCCGCAaactctgacccttgggattttaatgggttcttcgcagacaccctatccccgcattgggctgctggtttgctctctctgggcttctctctttggaaacaaggcctggtaccttgtcccgctggtcaattaacaaggggcctgaAGTTTGCTTCgtcttagggtccaggtaccccgcctgtgcacgacctccggaccggattcccgttgtcggtaccggcgggctacaaccctgccctggtccacttcaggTTTTCGGCGACcttatctctgtcgcctgtggccctatacTGCCGTCTGACACCTAGTCAATTCTCccgtggtcccagggctccaaccccgaccacactgcacttcagttcCTCACTCCAACTCCACTTCAACTTAACTGCAGCTTCAACCTCAACTTAACTGACTCCTTCccgccccttgtcacctcaagacccctaggtgggcattcccatctacctggtcccgcccactggtgtgtcctggctgtcatggggggccgactaggctttgtggctggtgttcctgtgtgtgggatgtggtgttatttcacaaggaggaggcgattcctgtacccgtgGTGGGGGGTACAATCATCTGTggctacctgattttgccagggcgtcacactcataagTGATACAAAATTGTAGAACTCAGTAGCTGAAAAGAAACTGATGTCTCTACATTTAGTAGTCACTACTCACCTGGACGGTTATCTGTagaaatctcctctttacaccgctcatcaccgctcacatatgtctctgaagtattaatatgggtcagttcttcaccctgaaacaaatattataAAAGTCACAGATGAAAAAGTCACATCTACGataagctctaatcctgccatctccaccgttctcattacacaaatataaaacatatataatactggtggataaaacaagacagagcacaagaccttcacagccgtttaCACATCAtaggggagatttcatgacaccttctctccatctacctgatgatcctgaagaACATTAGGAttttcttggttacagtcctgaggaaaaagaggacggggagatctctctggtgttgtcctcttactggacagaactggaggaaacacatacagggactgaatttatgtttacatacagataattataggccgtgtgtatttagtcctgtctattacctggtgatgtgagaggctgggtaacctccatcatgacgtccttgtatagatctttgtgtccttctaaatattcccactcctccatggagaaatagacagtgacatcctgacaccttatcggaacctgacacatacaatgataccgtcatcatcataatcccttcatagcgttactgtataatgtcccagcattcccagcagtatcacctctccagtcagcagctcaatcatcttgtagatgAGTTCTAGGACCTTCTGATCATTGATGTCGTCATGTATcaaggggtgaggtggaggccccgtgattgggctaagGGGTCTTTCCCATCCCTcatacacaggggcctgacagtgctcactCGAGGTCTTTTTCATCACcgtgtaatcctggatatggagaaACACAGtactaaatctcactacagacatttccagagtcctcacctctccagttctctccatctgttattcccatagataagaatgatgtaatgtggcgtcatcagaatctctcacctctccagtaagctggaagaggatctctagggtgaggtgtaatatcctttcCGACATCTTGTCTCTGTCCCTCTCCATCCTGGATGGATCAATaaggaaaattctcttatatagaagatgttCACTGAGAAGATCTGATGTTTTAGGAGTCTGAATGGAAAAAAGATGAAAAATTGTAAAGTCATACAAAATACTGGAGATAAGGGGAAAGATatgaaaagatatatatatatatatatatatatataaaataatattattcactgatgagcaaaagggtaacaatgtttggaactattgattttcaggctccatatttcaccaaccactacatctttgagtgtgagactatcattttatagacaatcatcttgactatctcctacataaatttgacttacaattatttagcaaatgattagttatgcagtttcttgtcactgcattgttactgttttgctactggtggtggaaaaatattattcttcctgtatactacaaattacagcctGATCTCAcagtccctaatagctcagtgtgttattaggttgattcccaaaagAAATGTCAATGGTTCAAGTCAAGGAGCAGAcatgaagaagatttctcaagaaaagagagacagcatcatctagctcatcgatagtcatctctcagccaagaaagttggcaaactgcatcatgtaagtgCTATAACAGTTTGAAGAAAATGAACTGAAggctatccattcaaaagccaagatgtGGACATCCAGTCAAAATATCATAGCCAACAAGTCAACTCATCAGAAGATCATTCTACAgcaacaaacacagcagtggaggcggctcgtatgcttcataatagtaagATCACAGACGTACATACAAACACTGTgcgatgcatgttacacaagtctagaatggtggcccgaaaaaaggtgaagaagctttgACTTCAATATCGTGGTAAGAAGCGTATGCTCGAatttgcaaaaaagtacgaaaagtggatgGTAGAAGATTGGAAAAACGTGAGTTGgaccaatgagatgaaagtcaatagactaggctatgATGGGTGAAAATGAATCTGGAAGAAACAatggaaaaaggggctaacagatagAGAAATTGATGGGAACTGTGATTTTCAgtggagaaagcctgatgatatgaggttgtttcaccgccaaaggcgttggatacttggctAGGAGCGATGGTGGGCTCAATGTTCAGCTATatgttaccgtgtttttccaaaaataagacctcccccaaa containing:
- the LOC142312109 gene encoding LOW QUALITY PROTEIN: uncharacterized protein LOC142312109 (The sequence of the model RefSeq protein was modified relative to this genomic sequence to represent the inferred CDS: substituted 1 base at 1 genomic stop codon), which translates into the protein MDRDRDNMVEKILHLTLEILFRLTGEDYTVVKKTSSERCQDPMSEGWSRSLSQISGPIPHPLIHKNINDQKILELTYKMIELLTGEVPIRCHDVTVYFSMEEWAYLERHKDLYKDVMMEDPQPLTSPVLSSKRTTPERCPRPLLPQDCKQENPNVPLDHQTPKTSDLLSEHLLYKRIFLIDPSRMERDRDKMSERILHLTLEILFQLTGEDYTVMKKTSSEHCQAPVYEGWERPLSPITGPPPHPLIHDDINDQKVLELIYKMIELLTGEVPIRCQDVTVYFSMEEWEYLEGHKDLYKDVMMEVTQPLTSPVLSSKRTTPERSPRPLFPQDCNQENPNVLQDHQGEELTHINTSETYVSGDERCKEEISTDNRPGRCMRRSKEYVISSDFKADDYDIKQETDEEYAIILDIPSALHREDLSSDPFQHVLSSDSLQTVKENNRLDVEHERSQKGENVFECLKCGKCYIDISNPVKTEKSHTDAKEFPCSECEKYLTWKPYLFEYRKTQMEEKPFSCSICGKCFTEKSHLITYERSLNGEKRYSCSECGASFNCPSHYIRHERSHSGEKPFSCLECGKCFSRKSSLVDHQKSHTGEKPFSCSECGKCFKKKSDLVAHQRIHTGEKPYLCTECGKCFGRKSHLSVHQKSHTGVKPFSCLECGKRFSQKVNLIDHEKTHTGEKPYSCSECGKCFSRKSNLVDHKKIHTGEMPFSCSKCGKCFKHKSSLVTHRRNHIGEKPFSCXDCGKYFSRETNLVDHERSDEGENVLECLKCGKCYIDISNLVKPEKSQTEAKEFPCSECEKCFTWKSYNFEHRKIQLGEKPFSCSICRKCFTEKSHLITYERSLTGEKRYSCLECGASFNCPSHFIRHERSHSGEKPFSCLECGKFFSRKSSLVDHQKTHTGEKPFSCSECGKCFKKRSDLATHEKIHTGEKPFLCTECGKCFIRKSHLVVHQKRHTGEKPYPCLECGKRFSQKVNLVDHEKTHTGEKPFSCSECGKCFSRKPNLVDHQKIHREEKPFSCSECGKSFKHKSGLVTHRRSHTGEKPLDHQNSADSLFMS